A window of Acidimicrobiales bacterium genomic DNA:
CCGCCCGGGCCGCCCGGGTGGCGCTGCGCACCCAGCAGGTCATCGCCTCGGAGTCGGGCGTGGTCGACACCGCCGACCCGCTGGCCGGCTCGTACTTCGTGGAGTCGCTTACCGACGCCATCGAAGAAGGGGCGTGGGCCTACCTCGACAAGATCGACGGCATGGGCGGCGCCGTCTCGGCCATCGAGCAGGGCTTCATGCAGGACGAGATCGAAGCGGCGGCCTACGAGCACGCCAAGGCGGTCGACGCCGGCGAGAAGGTCATCGTCGGGGTGAACAAGTACACCGAGGGCGAAGTCGAGCCCGCCGAGGTGTTCCCCATCGACCCGGCCATGCAGCAGCAGCAGGCCGACCGGGTGCGTCGCCTCAAGGCCGAACGAGACCAGGACGCCGTGCGCCACGCGCTCGACGACGTGGCTGCGGCGGCGCGGGGCACGCAGAACCTGCTCGTCCCCATGAAGGAGGCGCTGCGGGTGAAGGCGACCCTCGGCGAGGTGAGCGACGTGCTGCGGGCCGAGTTCGGGGTGTTCCAGCCCACGCGTTAGAAGTCGTTCAGTCGAGGCCGAGGCAGTAGCCGCGGGCTCGCACCGTCCGCAGCGCGCCGCCGGCGGGGCCGAGTCGTCGGCGGAGCCGGGCGACGGTCGCCTCCAGGGCTCGCTCGCTGGTGGCGCCGCCCCGCAGCATCGTCTGCTTGGAGACGACCGCGCCGGGCCGGCGCACCAGGTGGTCGAGCACGCCGGCCTCCGACGCCGTCAGCCGCACCACGGCGCCGTCGACCTCGGCCGCTCGGCCCTGGACCACGAGGAGGGCCGAGCCCAACCTGACCTCGCGCCGGCGCGCTTGCAGCGCGTCGGTCAGCACCCGCACCAACAGGCCGAGCCGCCCTCGTTCAGGTGCGACCGGACCGGCGATGCCCGAGGCGCGTGCCGCCTCGGCGCACACGGGACCGATGCACGCAGCGACCACCCCGCTCTCGTTGAACGCCCGCAACAGCGCCTCGCTCCGGCCGAGGGCGTCGGCGGCATCGAGCAAGTGGGCCACCGCGGGCGCGCTGGTGAAGGTGACGGCGTCGACGTCGCCGGCGCACGCGCCGTCGATCAAGCCGCCGACCCTGCCGTCGTCGGCGGGCAGCCGGTAGCGGTAGACGGGGACCTCCACCACGGTGGCGCCCTCGGCGGCCAAGGCGGCCATGAGCTTGTCGTCACGGCGCCCGTAGTGCTGGAGGGCGACGGTGCGACCGGCGAGGCCACGCTCTGCCAACAGAGGCACGATGTCGTCGAGCCGTTCGCTCTCCACCGTCATGGCCGGATCGAGCCCCGCCACCTGGACGGCCGCAGCCGCCTTGGGCCCTCGGGCGACGACCTGCGCGGCGGCCAGCGTCTCCTGCAGGTCGTCGCCGAGGCCCCACGCCTGCGCGGCGTCGAACCACGCCCGCACGCCGATCCCAGTGGTGGCGATCAAGTAGTGGGGCCTGCCCGAGATGACGGCTTCGGTCGCCTGTCGCACGGCGTCGTCGTGGCCGAGGTACTCGGTGCTGATGGTCGGTGCGTGGACGACCTCGGCCCCCCGCCGCACCAGGAGCTCGCCCTGTTCGGCGGCGCGGCGGTCGGCGGTCACGCCGACTCTGAAGCCTTCGAGGGGAAGCAACGACATCTGCTGAGCAGTGTGCCCGGCTCGCATTGCCGGGCTGTGAGCCGAGCGTTTCGTCGTTGTTTCGTCTCGCCCACAGGGCGCCGAACCCCCTCGTGGGCAAGTCGACCCGTGACGTTCAACAGAACGGACACCTGGCTGTAACACCGGCGCGGTTGGGTGTACCCATGCAGCTTGGACGTTGGATCGACGACTGGGACCCCGACGACGAGGCCTTCTGGAAGGCCTCGGGCGAACGCATCGCCCGCAAGAACCTGATCCTCTCG
This region includes:
- a CDS encoding uroporphyrinogen-III synthase; the protein is MSLLPLEGFRVGVTADRRAAEQGELLVRRGAEVVHAPTISTEYLGHDDAVRQATEAVISGRPHYLIATTGIGVRAWFDAAQAWGLGDDLQETLAAAQVVARGPKAAAAVQVAGLDPAMTVESERLDDIVPLLAERGLAGRTVALQHYGRRDDKLMAALAAEGATVVEVPVYRYRLPADDGRVGGLIDGACAGDVDAVTFTSAPAVAHLLDAADALGRSEALLRAFNESGVVAACIGPVCAEAARASGIAGPVAPERGRLGLLVRVLTDALQARRREVRLGSALLVVQGRAAEVDGAVVRLTASEAGVLDHLVRRPGAVVSKQTMLRGGATSERALEATVARLRRRLGPAGGALRTVRARGYCLGLD